From Pseudonocardia autotrophica, one genomic window encodes:
- a CDS encoding LLM class flavin-dependent oxidoreductase has product MSSLEWGVLTHAAGSRDSATELADTVRLAVRAEELGFGSFWVAQHHLGAQQGHASSPLVVLAAVAARTERIGLGTAVVVGALEHPLRLVEDAATVDALSGGRLELGLGAGSDPGVAEAFGIRPQDRHARLDTVLDALAEADVVPAAGGLRDRLWLATSSEAGVRTAAERGTGLLSGRRSGPAGPDDARSADLLARFRAAGGRRVGLSRPLVPGACGEEVRDLLAPHIARSGRDPVAHLAAGNVYAGTEHEVATGLAADPCLPYATRLLCHVQPARLTFAELDPILRRVARLARGFRDGPDPREDHRRASTA; this is encoded by the coding sequence GTGTCCAGCTTGGAATGGGGTGTTCTGACCCACGCCGCCGGGTCGCGCGACTCGGCGACCGAACTGGCCGACACCGTGCGGCTGGCGGTGCGCGCCGAGGAGCTGGGTTTCGGCTCGTTCTGGGTCGCCCAGCACCATCTCGGCGCCCAGCAGGGGCACGCGTCGTCGCCGCTGGTGGTGCTGGCCGCGGTCGCCGCGCGCACCGAGCGGATCGGGCTGGGTACCGCGGTCGTGGTCGGCGCGCTGGAGCATCCGCTGCGGCTGGTGGAGGACGCGGCGACGGTGGACGCGCTCAGCGGCGGGCGGCTGGAGCTGGGGCTCGGCGCGGGATCGGATCCCGGGGTGGCGGAGGCGTTCGGGATCCGGCCGCAGGACCGGCACGCGCGGCTGGACACCGTGCTGGACGCGCTCGCCGAGGCGGACGTGGTCCCCGCGGCGGGCGGGCTGCGGGACCGGCTCTGGCTGGCCACCTCGTCGGAGGCGGGGGTGCGGACCGCCGCGGAGCGCGGCACCGGCCTGCTGTCCGGGCGCCGCTCCGGCCCTGCCGGCCCGGACGACGCGCGCTCCGCGGATCTGCTGGCCCGGTTCCGGGCGGCCGGCGGGCGCCGGGTGGGTCTGTCCCGGCCGCTGGTCCCCGGCGCCTGCGGGGAGGAGGTCCGCGACCTGCTCGCGCCGCACATCGCGCGCTCCGGCCGGGACCCGGTGGCCCATCTGGCCGCAGGCAACGTCTACGCGGGCACCGAGCACGAGGTGGCCACCGGCCTCGCCGCGGACCCCTGCCTGCCGTACGCCACCCGGCTGCTGTGCCACGTCCAGCCCGCCCGGCTGACCTTCGCCGAGCTCGATCCCATCCTGCGCCGCGTCGCCCGGCTGGCCCGGGGTTTCCGCGACGGGCCTGACCCGAGAGAGGATCACCGCCGTGCATCCACCGCCTGA
- a CDS encoding GNAT family N-acetyltransferase gives MRAQAERLRGPDGRYLLPPTPASAPWTGGRLLRVGRAFALLRQDTWAPDVLQRAVLGDHTGTLDRVVLPDPSTPGAAASVAELVRLAARYTDADRLPGRTQLVVRWPSGDTGTAAAFAAAGLRLDALMGERAAEPLPGHPVAGVTVRIAAPADVPAVVDLAVEETRYHVAISPFTRDVDAVRGWTSSAVLAADPAHPVFVAERDGRVVGYAACELVDTPDDGLVHPLPPGRTGHLRSVGVTAAGRGRGTGTALVHAAGPVQARWNRGARR, from the coding sequence ATGCGAGCACAGGCCGAACGGCTGCGCGGCCCGGACGGCCGCTACCTGCTGCCGCCGACCCCGGCGTCCGCGCCGTGGACCGGGGGCAGGCTGTTGCGCGTGGGGCGGGCGTTCGCGTTGCTGCGCCAGGACACCTGGGCGCCGGACGTGTTGCAGCGGGCCGTCCTCGGTGACCACACCGGGACCCTGGACCGGGTGGTGCTGCCCGATCCGTCGACGCCGGGGGCGGCGGCATCGGTCGCCGAGCTGGTCCGGCTCGCCGCCCGCTACACCGACGCGGACCGGCTGCCCGGCCGGACCCAGCTGGTCGTGCGCTGGCCGTCCGGGGACACCGGCACCGCCGCCGCGTTCGCCGCGGCCGGGCTGCGGCTGGACGCGCTGATGGGGGAGCGGGCGGCCGAGCCGCTGCCCGGCCACCCGGTGGCCGGCGTGACGGTCCGGATCGCCGCCCCCGCCGATGTGCCGGCCGTGGTCGATCTCGCCGTCGAGGAGACCCGCTATCACGTGGCGATCTCCCCGTTCACCCGGGACGTCGACGCGGTCCGCGGCTGGACCTCCAGCGCGGTACTGGCCGCCGACCCGGCCCATCCGGTGTTCGTCGCCGAGCGGGACGGCCGGGTCGTCGGCTACGCGGCCTGCGAGCTCGTCGACACCCCGGACGACGGCCTGGTGCACCCGCTCCCGCCGGGCCGGACCGGGCACCTGCGCTCGGTCGGGGTCACCGCCGCCGGGCGCGGCCGGGGCACCGGCACCGCGCTGGTGCACGCCGCCGGGCCGGTTCAGGCCCGGTGGAACCGCGGGGCGCGCCGCTGA